A genome region from Drosophila gunungcola strain Sukarami unplaced genomic scaffold, Dgunungcola_SK_2 000075F, whole genome shotgun sequence includes the following:
- the LOC128264625 gene encoding uncharacterized protein LOC128264625, with amino-acid sequence MATSGVILLSIFLLSATLTSGQQIRENEEKREAVRSVRLLDRFDNRYPDGSYEYRFELDDGTARYERGYFAKINEVKTLMVVGYYSYRMTDGRYITVFYNADQFGYRQNQSITPQVYPNLPRSIDVPMARSDPEPTASSSSSSSSNSQSHYQSRSEVHGSPSPSITTTTPRGAGTNRRGRY; translated from the exons ATGGCCACTTCCGGTGTGATCCTGCTATCTATATTCCTGCTGAGCGCCACCCTCACTTCCGGCCAGCAGATCAGGGAAAACGAAGAGAAGAGGGAGGCGGTGCGAAGTGTGCGATTACTGGATCGATTCGATAACCGATACCCCGATGGCAGCTACGAGTATCGATTCGAGTTGGACGACGGAACGGCGCGTTACGAGCGCGGATATTTCGCCAAGATCAACGAGGTCAAGACCCTGATGGTCGTGGGCTATTACTCGTATCGCATGACCGACGGCCGATACATCACCGTCTTCTACAATGCCGATCAGTTTGGCTATCGGCAAAATCAGT CGATCACGCCGCAAGTGTATCCCAACCTGCCGCGCTCCATCGATGTGCCCATGGCCAGATCCGATCCTGAGCCCACTGCCAGCTCCAGCTCTAGCTCTAGCTCCAATTCCCAATCCCATTACCAATCCCGGTCGGAGGTCCATGGAAGCCCAAGCCCCTCCATAACGACGACAACGCCCCGGGGGGCGGGGACGAATCGCAGGGGCCGCTACTGA
- the LOC128264621 gene encoding uncharacterized protein LOC128264621: MERPLSRPPLQLDVGAAAERTRKMTDHRWMQFSHGNVPPNAVVAGHDSDGDPIFVGRAFFQNDMLPAKVIPNKGRAYVAYACEEHELENYEVLDGYNYEWLPAENGEVPPGAVKVGYNVDGEVLYAGRGYHAGSLTMGKVHPSHGCLYIPYDSDEVKIFGYEVLCQPERWVDTTATDIPDGALVAGHDSNGDTIYVGRAILNGELLPAKVVPAKGKAYAAYAQAEHELTDVQVLTGSGFQWVPASYGNVAPGALSSGPSVDGEALYVGRAIYCDSLSVGKIHPSHGCIYIPFGGEEVRLEHYEVLERI; the protein is encoded by the exons ATGGAAAGACCATTAAGTCGGCCACCTCTTCAGTTGGACGTCGGAGCTGCTGCAGAACGGACAAGGAAAATGACAG ACCACAGATGGATGCAATTTAGTCACGGCAACGTGCCGCCGAATGCCGTGGTGGCCGGCCACGACTCGGATGGGGACCCGATCTTCGTGGGCCGCGCCTTCTTCCAAAACGACATGCTGCCGGCGAAGGTGATCCCGAACAAGGGCCGGGCCTACGTGGCGTATGCGTGCGAGGAGCACGAGCTGGAGAACTACGAGGTGCTGGACGGGTACAACTACGAGTGGCTGCCGGCGGAGAACGGGGAGGTGCCGCCGGGGGCCGTCAAGGTGGGCTACAACGTGGACGGGGAGGTCCTGTACGCCGGACGGGGCTACCACGCCGGCAGCCTGACCATGGGCAAGGTGCACCCCTCGCACGGCTGCCTGTACATCCCCTACGATTCCGATGAGGTGAAGATTTTCGGCTACGAGGTGCTGTGTCAGCCGGAGCGCTGGGTCGACACCACGGCCACGGATATCCCGGATGGCGCTCTGGTGGCCGGCCACGACTCCAACGGCGACACCATCTACGTGGGCCGCGCTATCCTCAACGGCGAATTGCTGCCCGCCAAGGTGGTGCCGGCCAAGGGCAAGGCCTATGCCGCTTATGCCCAGGCGGAGCACGAGCTCACCGATGTCCAGGTGCTCACGGGATCGGGCTTCCAGTGGGTGCCTGCCTCGTACGGAAACGTGGCGCCCGGAGCCCTGTCCTCCGGCCCGAGTGTCGACGGGGAAGCCCTGTACGTGGGCCGGGCAATATACTGTGACAGCCTGAGCGTGGGCAAGATCCATCCCTCGCACGGCTGCATCTACATCCCCTTCGGCGGCGAGGAGGTGCGTCTGGAGCACTACGAGGTCCTGGAGAGGATCTAG
- the LOC128264620 gene encoding uncharacterized protein LOC128264620 — protein sequence MANKLSLLIFMSAIAVGLALTTTTAATREPMPTTTEKQMSSSPMKSLDRRDKRQLTANGGQSSLAGSSGSFPIFFDGVNVSPPLQQLPPLQQLPPLQQLQPLQPITVVTPVASNSNAQSQQPQQGWLPAFGQNLPIIGTWVGGLPNLISGLGLGTLNGGFGTLGGLNLGNLGLGGAAPVLQGGAAPSNQIPGSSPNPQASCPLTQKLSCRCEPLLQLAGLKPSSNPLRSQLVQILRQNARKNDDGSQEMRVILSSGHVIYQRTARDLGQTGYLAMRIQTGRYFNIYYSVNDKEYTVRADVKDTPPTSDFDDELSGQL from the exons ATGGCTAACAAACTGAGTTTGCTCATTTTTATGAGTGCTATAGCTGTCGGTCTGGCTTtaaccacaacaacagcagccacCAGGGAACCCATGCCCACTACCACTGAAAAGCAGATGAGCAGCAGCCCCATGAAGTCCTTAGACCGCCGTGACAAGCGCCAATTG ACTGCCAACGGTGGCCAGAGCAGCTTGGCCGGCTCCAGTGGCTCGTTCCCCATTTTCTTCGATGGGGTGAATGTGAGTCCCCCCCTCCAACAGCTGCCGCCCCTCCAGCAACTGCCTCCCCTGCAACAACTGCAGCCCCTGCAGCCCATCACCGTGGTGACGCCCGTGGCCTCCAACTCGAATGCCCAGAgtcagcagccgcagcagggTTGGCTGCCCGCCTTCGGCCAGAATCTGCCCATAATTGGCACCTGGGTGGGTGGGCTACCCAATTTGATCAGCGGCCTGGGATTGGGCACCCTGAATGGAGGTTTCGGCACACTGGGTGGCCTGAATCTGGGAAATCTGGGCCTGGGCGGAGCGGCTCCTGTGCTTCAAGGTGGAGCTGCACCATCTAATCAAATCCCGGGTTCCTCGCCGAATCCCCAGGCCAGTTGTCCGCTGACCCAGAAGCTCAGCTGCCGCTGTGAGCCGCTGCTCCAGTTGGCCGGACTGAAGCCCAGCTCGAATCCTCTGAGATCCCAGCTGGTGCAGATCCTGCGGCAGAATGCCCGCAAGAACGACGATGGATCGCAGGAGATGCGGGTGATCCTCAGCAGCGGACATGTGATCTACCAGCGCACCGCCAGGGATCTCGGACAGACTGGCTACCTGGCCATGCGGATCCAGACGGGCAGGTACTTCAACATCTACTACAGCGTCAACGACAAGGAGTACACGGTGCGGGCGGATGTCAAGGACACGCCACCCACCTCCGATTTCGACGACGAGCTGAGCGGTCAACTGTAA
- the LOC128264624 gene encoding cAMP-dependent protein kinase catalytic subunit, with the protein MSSNRIRPELLLLLAATLIPLLQAGIVRDPDTDPDTTIASTDLDLGQSPYTEQLETKSESQKEPSVQVDGRRIDCKLTFDAATMDSLGCHNEEAWHRAGNKPVEKPLQNPDWQQQQQQQQQQQKQQHRHLKSPDSQPIYELQLVVWPTDIEDGDDFGPPLTTTTTTTTDGTTTSSSSSSTTTPKPTQVGTPIEQIWPLYEDQLVVFPQMDFEEENLDYFFDEVAPPTSASTTRPATTSHPTGTPTPTPIYVVQNYHVIHPNGTEEYKLVMSNGLVNYKKLYTKKVGDQVINVQEGYNSVPIPGPKNQIQTQYYIADERGYNVYRIELHYHQPGLPKHLHYKATKATNM; encoded by the exons ATGTCATCAAACAGAATCCGGCCggagttgttgctgctgctggcggcGACACTAATCCCGCTGCTGCAGGCAGGGATAGTTAGGGATCCGGATACGGATCCGGACACCACCATTGCTAGCACGGATCTGGACTTGGGCCAAAGCCCCTATACAGAGCAGCTAGAAACGAAATCCGAGTCACAGAAGGAGCCCTCTGTTCAAGTGGATGGCCGACGCATCGACTGTAAATTGACTTTCGATGCGGCGACAATGGACTCGTTAGGCTGCCACAATGAGGAGGCGTGGCATCGGGCTGGTAATAAGCCGGTGGAGAAGCCACTGCAAAATCCGGActggcagcaacagcaacagcagcaacagcaacaacagaagcAACAGCATCGTCACTTGAAGTCCCCGGACAGCCAGCCCATCTATGAATTACAATTGGTTGTTTGGCCCACTGACATCGAGGATGGTGATGACTTTGGTCCGCCGCTGaccaccacaacaacaacaacaactgatGGCACCACAactagcagcagcagcagcagcaccaccaccccaAAACCCACCCAAGTTGGGACACCTATTGAGCAAATATGGCCATTGTACGAGGATCAATTGGTCGTATTTCCGCAAATGGACTTTGAAGAGGAGAATCTTGATTATTTCTTCGACGAAGTGGCACCACCCACATCAGCATCAACTACACGACCTGCAACCACCAGCCATCCCACGGGCACGCCCACACCCACGCCCATTTATGTTGTGCAAAACTATCACGTCATACACCCCAATGGCACCGAGGAATACAA ATTAGTGATGAGCAACGGTCTGGTGAACTACAAGAAGTTGTACACCAAGAAAGTGGGTGACCAGGTGATCAACGTGCAGGAGGGCTACAATTCAGTGCCCATTCCCGGGCCCAAGAATCAAATCCAGACGCAGTACTACATTGCCGACGAGCGGGGCTACAATGTATACAGAA TCGAGCTCCACTATCACCAGCCAGGGTTGCCCAAACATTTGCAttacaaagccacaaaagcGACCAATATGTGA